A single region of the Salvelinus namaycush isolate Seneca unplaced genomic scaffold, SaNama_1.0 Scaffold2967, whole genome shotgun sequence genome encodes:
- the LOC120039735 gene encoding phosphatidylinositol 3,4,5-trisphosphate 5-phosphatase 2A-like: MANTPFSKPRPLYPDLAEVKIPAANPSPAFVLGEDFRRGGPGGLDDQSCSVLQMAKTLSESEYPPPPRAPSAPSHLRGQGLGDACRTFPPRAPITESIAEDLPEEALWGSSSSSLSVGESSVGEWLQRLGLDRYEEGLLHNGWDDLEFLSDITEEDLEEAGILDPAHKRILLESLRQQKQQK; this comes from the exons ATGGCCAACACCCCCTTCTCTAAACCCCGCCCCCTGTACCCCGACCTGGCCGAGGTGAAGATCCCCGCAGCCAATCCCAGTCCTGCCTTCGTCCTGGGGGAGGACTTTAGGAGGGGAGGCCCCGGGGGGCTGGACGACCAATCATGTTCGGTGCTGCAGATGGCGAAGACACTGAGTGAGAGCGAGTACCCCCCTCCTCCCCGTGCCCCCTCTGCACCCTCCCACCTCAGAGGCCAGGGGTTGGGGGACGCCTGTCGCACCTTCCCTCCCCGAGCCCCCATCACTGAGAGCATCGCTGAAGACCTACCAGAAGAA gcgctGTGGGGAAGCAGTAGCTCGTCTCTCTCCGTGGGGGAGTCGTCTGTGGGCGAGTGGCTACAGAGACTAGGGCTGGACCGCTATGAGGAAGGTCTGCTACACAACGGCTGGGACGACCTGGAATTCCTCag TGACATCACAGAGGAGGACCTAGAGGAGGCAGGCATTCTAGACCCCGCCCACAAGAGGATTCTGCTGGAGAGCCTGAGACAGCAGAAGCAGCAGAAGTGA